One window from the genome of Pelodictyon luteolum DSM 273 encodes:
- a CDS encoding glycosyltransferase family 2 protein, which yields MKCSLVITTYNWPEALELSLRSALRQSEVPDEVIVADDGSRSDTARLVEEYRQSSSIPVVHVWQEDLGFRAAASRNRAIAAACGEYVVIIDGDMVLHSDFIRDHKQLSRENTFVQGSRVMLSRQTTEARLVSKNIDISPFGRGVGNRKSAVRLPWLAGMLARPTEALRGIRSCNMSFFRADCIRVNGFNEDFTGWGREDSEFAVRMINSGVLRRNVRFSAIAAHLWHRENNKEATGGALAENDRILQEAMMVKKTWCPNGIDKYLEKQ from the coding sequence ATGAAGTGCAGTCTTGTCATCACAACATACAACTGGCCGGAAGCGCTCGAGCTCTCACTTAGGAGCGCGCTCCGGCAGTCGGAAGTGCCCGACGAGGTAATCGTGGCCGATGACGGGAGCCGGTCCGATACCGCCAGACTGGTCGAAGAGTACCGGCAGTCCTCCTCCATTCCTGTGGTGCATGTATGGCAGGAGGATCTCGGCTTTCGGGCGGCGGCATCAAGGAACCGGGCAATCGCTGCGGCTTGTGGTGAGTATGTGGTGATTATTGATGGTGACATGGTGCTTCATTCCGATTTCATACGGGATCACAAACAGCTTTCTCGCGAGAATACCTTTGTCCAGGGTTCACGGGTGATGCTTTCACGGCAGACAACTGAGGCGCGTCTGGTGTCGAAGAATATCGATATATCTCCTTTCGGCAGGGGGGTCGGCAACCGCAAAAGCGCCGTCCGTCTCCCCTGGCTTGCAGGTATGCTTGCAAGGCCGACAGAGGCTCTCCGCGGTATACGGAGCTGCAATATGTCATTTTTCAGGGCGGATTGCATCCGCGTCAACGGTTTCAATGAGGATTTTACGGGGTGGGGGCGAGAGGACAGCGAGTTTGCCGTGCGGATGATCAACAGCGGCGTGCTCCGGCGCAACGTGCGCTTCAGCGCCATCGCGGCGCACCTCTGGCACAGGGAAAACAACAAGGAAGCTACAGGGGGCGCCCTTGCAGAGAACGACAGGATCCTTCAAGAGGCAATGATGGTGAAAAAGACGTGGTGCCCGAACGGCATCGACAAGTATCTGGAGAAGCAGTGA